A genome region from Tolypothrix sp. PCC 7712 includes the following:
- a CDS encoding FAD-binding domain-containing protein — MRREFSHRDQLIAYLRQEFPKATERDDSISEIVGGRKAAEQALAKVEPVTYAKTRNFLTGAVTKLSPYIRYGVLSLREIRDYIQEQIQNPEDATKLINELGWRDYWQRLYEKLGNSIWQDQEAYKTGYTAKNYAPDLPKDIQTGSTGLVCIDTFSQNLRETGYLHNHARMWLAAYIVHWRRIRWQAGAKWFLQHLLDGDPASNNMSWQWVASTFSQKPYFFNRENLERYTNGVYCQKCPLYGHCDFEGSYEQLEQRLFPHGEFNKQPNSQSWQRGKKKR, encoded by the coding sequence ATGCGACGTGAATTTTCTCATCGTGATCAATTAATAGCCTATCTCCGCCAAGAATTCCCGAAAGCCACAGAACGGGATGATTCTATCAGCGAAATAGTGGGGGGACGGAAAGCTGCAGAACAAGCATTAGCAAAAGTTGAGCCTGTTACCTATGCAAAAACACGGAACTTTTTAACTGGTGCAGTCACAAAGCTTTCACCTTATATTCGCTATGGAGTTCTCAGTCTGCGAGAAATTAGGGATTATATACAAGAGCAGATACAAAACCCTGAAGATGCGACTAAATTAATTAATGAATTAGGCTGGCGCGATTACTGGCAGAGATTATATGAGAAGCTAGGAAATAGCATTTGGCAAGACCAAGAAGCATATAAAACTGGTTACACAGCTAAAAATTACGCGCCTGATTTACCAAAGGATATTCAAACAGGTAGTACAGGATTAGTATGTATTGATACTTTTAGCCAAAATTTAAGAGAGACAGGCTATCTACATAACCATGCTCGGATGTGGTTAGCAGCTTATATTGTCCATTGGCGGCGGATTCGTTGGCAAGCTGGGGCGAAATGGTTTCTACAACATTTATTAGATGGCGATCCTGCTAGCAATAATATGTCATGGCAATGGGTGGCGAGTACTTTTAGTCAAAAACCCTATTTTTTCAACCGCGAAAATTTAGAACGCTACACCAACGGAGTTTATTGCCAAAAATGTCCGCTTTACGGTCATTGTGATTTTGAAGGTAGTTATGAACAATTGGAACAGCGACTATTTCCCCACGGTGAATTTAATAAACAACCTAATAGCCAAAGTTGGCAACGTGGGAAGAAGAAAAGATAA
- a CDS encoding alpha/beta hydrolase, whose amino-acid sequence MGTGEKLLPITHYSLLITHYSLLITQCPMPNAPCPILNTPLKILHQ is encoded by the coding sequence TTGGGGACTGGGGAAAAACTATTACCCATTACTCATTACTCATTACTCATTACTCATTACTCATTACTCATTACCCAATGCCCCATGCCCAATGCCCCATGCCCCATTCTCAATACCCCATTAAAAATTCTCCACCAATAG
- a CDS encoding DUF4058 family protein encodes MNSPFPGMNPYLENPVFWAEVHHRLITALADTIEENIPPQYRVAIEQRTYLSDDSDSVLVGIPDVSVFSQQTSQQQYSSTVTQTATAEGITVMIPVPEYSRESYLEVREVSTGFVVTSIEVLSPKNKRTGEGRKAYETKRKQVLASLSHLVEIDLLRSGKAMSILGKVPVTDYQILVSRSETRPQAKLYGFSIRERIPVFSLPLQSEDTEPTLDLQSLLHGIYNRARYHLAIDYHQEPVPSLKPEDAAWADTLLRQQGLRG; translated from the coding sequence ATGAATTCTCCATTTCCTGGAATGAATCCTTATTTAGAAAATCCTGTGTTTTGGGCAGAGGTACATCATCGATTGATTACAGCCCTAGCAGATACTATTGAGGAGAATATTCCCCCACAATATCGAGTGGCAATTGAACAACGTACTTATTTGAGTGATGACTCTGATTCTGTATTAGTGGGCATACCTGATGTTTCTGTTTTTTCTCAACAAACATCACAGCAGCAATACTCATCAACAGTTACTCAAACTGCGACCGCAGAAGGTATTACGGTAATGATACCTGTACCTGAATATAGTAGAGAAAGTTATTTAGAAGTTCGCGAAGTTTCTACAGGTTTTGTTGTCACTTCTATCGAAGTTTTATCCCCTAAAAATAAACGGACAGGGGAAGGTAGAAAAGCTTATGAAACCAAACGCAAACAAGTTTTAGCTAGCCTTTCTCACTTAGTAGAAATTGATTTGCTTAGAAGTGGCAAAGCCATGTCAATTTTAGGGAAAGTTCCGGTAACAGATTATCAAATTCTCGTTAGTAGAAGTGAAACTCGTCCCCAAGCTAAATTATACGGCTTTAGCATCAGAGAAAGAATTCCTGTATTCTCATTACCCTTACAGTCAGAAGATACAGAACCAACTTTAGATTTGCAATCTTTATTACATGGTATATACAATCGTGCCAGATATCATTTAGCAATTGATTATCATCAAGAACCAGTCCCATCCTTAAAACCAGAAGATGCTGCATGGGCGGATACTCTTTTACGTCAACAAGGGCTTAGGGGTTAG
- a CDS encoding tetratricopeptide repeat protein, translating to MKYLFLIWVLILSLFAPSSAIALTQESYTLISGLGTHHHPVSTENTQAQQFFDQGLNLIYAFNHDEAARSFKYAAELDPHLVMAYWGMALALGPNINLDVDSDRELAAYEAIQKAVALSEYASQQEQGYINALAKRYSNNPHAYLYKLAVDYKNAMSDLVKRYPQDLDAKTLYAESLMDLHPWQHWTKDGKPLEDTEEIVAVLESVLQSDPNHPGANHYYIHAVEASLTPERALASANRLQTLVPAAGHLVHMPSHIYFRVGEYTKAMQSNALAIAQDEAYIVKNHIEGVYPAMYYSHNVHFLAVAAAMAGRYQDAVQAASKLVTMATPFAEKEPMVEGYLGTKLLIQTRFSDWDNILKTPAPDDKLVTTKALWHFARGMANASTGKLEDAESDRAALLTAQKTMPATATIGMSPASTILDIASNQLDAKIAKAKQNYESAIKYLETAVAQEDALNYMEPPDWYISTREALGGALLAKGDYAAAEKVFGADLQKYPLNGRSLFGLQASLQAQGQENAAKLVQAQFTKAWQDTDTQLLVENF from the coding sequence ATGAAATATTTATTTTTAATATGGGTGCTGATATTATCTTTATTTGCTCCAAGTAGTGCGATTGCTCTCACTCAAGAGTCATATACTTTAATATCTGGGCTGGGAACACATCACCATCCGGTATCTACCGAAAATACCCAAGCGCAACAGTTTTTTGATCAAGGTTTAAATTTAATTTACGCCTTCAACCATGATGAGGCGGCGCGTTCTTTTAAATATGCTGCCGAACTAGATCCACATTTAGTAATGGCGTATTGGGGAATGGCGCTGGCTTTGGGGCCTAATATTAACCTGGATGTAGATAGCGATCGCGAATTAGCAGCTTATGAAGCTATACAAAAAGCTGTGGCTTTGTCTGAATATGCATCACAACAGGAACAGGGTTATATTAATGCCCTAGCTAAACGCTACTCTAATAATCCCCATGCATATTTATATAAGCTGGCGGTAGATTACAAAAACGCGATGTCAGATTTAGTCAAGCGTTATCCCCAAGATTTGGATGCTAAAACACTATACGCTGAAAGCTTGATGGATTTGCACCCTTGGCAACACTGGACTAAAGATGGCAAACCGTTAGAAGATACCGAAGAGATTGTAGCGGTTTTAGAATCGGTACTGCAAAGTGACCCCAACCATCCAGGGGCGAATCACTACTATATCCATGCAGTTGAAGCGTCACTAACTCCCGAACGCGCCTTAGCAAGTGCTAACCGTTTACAAACCCTAGTACCTGCAGCCGGACACTTGGTACATATGCCATCCCACATTTATTTCCGTGTGGGAGAATATACCAAAGCCATGCAGTCAAATGCCCTAGCGATCGCTCAAGATGAAGCTTACATAGTCAAAAATCACATTGAGGGTGTTTATCCGGCAATGTACTATAGCCACAACGTGCATTTTTTGGCAGTAGCCGCAGCAATGGCTGGTAGATATCAGGATGCGGTGCAAGCCGCAAGTAAATTAGTCACAATGGCTACACCGTTTGCCGAGAAAGAACCAATGGTTGAGGGCTACCTAGGAACTAAACTATTGATTCAAACGCGCTTTAGTGATTGGGATAATATTTTAAAAACACCTGCTCCCGATGATAAATTGGTGACAACTAAAGCACTGTGGCATTTTGCTCGCGGGATGGCGAATGCCAGTACTGGTAAACTAGAGGATGCAGAGAGCGATCGCGCTGCTTTGTTAACTGCTCAAAAAACAATGCCCGCCACTGCAACTATTGGTATGAGTCCCGCCAGTACTATTTTAGACATCGCCAGCAACCAATTAGACGCGAAAATTGCCAAAGCCAAACAAAACTATGAATCTGCGATTAAATACTTAGAAACAGCCGTAGCCCAGGAAGATGCCCTTAACTACATGGAACCACCCGATTGGTACATTTCCACCAGAGAAGCATTAGGGGGTGCTTTATTAGCAAAGGGTGATTATGCAGCCGCCGAAAAAGTATTTGGTGCAGATTTGCAAAAATATCCTTTAAACGGGCGTTCATTATTTGGCTTACAAGCAAGTTTGCAAGCTCAAGGCCAAGAAAACGCCGCCAAACTAGTGCAAGCTCAATTTACCAAAGCTTGGCAAGATACCGATACTCAGCTATTGGTGGAGAATTTTTAA
- a CDS encoding S-layer homology domain-containing protein produces MRQFLSAVSLVFLLQNLPAFQLLQVAQATSSDSSEAIQQVVAAKWMSNSSDGKFYPERFVSRAELAAIMVKVFRLDKRQVASKENVPTTDVPSSHWAFNDIQTVLKTDIMKGYRGNLFFPNQRVTKAEALAIFAQAYGVFQFPEDTVKDILSSHPDAGSIPTWARQAIATVISEGFLTTDAQGNIFPLRPMTRGDMADVLSKYLQRQQKQPDTPVVPTSPDSPQLP; encoded by the coding sequence ATGCGTCAATTTCTCAGTGCGGTTTCTTTAGTTTTTTTGCTACAAAACTTACCAGCATTTCAACTATTACAAGTAGCACAAGCAACTTCTAGTGACTCATCTGAGGCTATTCAACAAGTAGTTGCTGCTAAATGGATGAGTAACTCTTCTGATGGCAAGTTTTATCCAGAAAGGTTCGTGAGTCGCGCAGAATTAGCTGCGATTATGGTTAAGGTTTTTCGCTTGGATAAACGCCAAGTTGCTAGCAAAGAAAATGTTCCAACTACCGATGTACCATCCTCTCATTGGGCATTTAATGATATTCAAACAGTTTTAAAAACCGATATTATGAAAGGCTATCGGGGTAATTTGTTTTTCCCTAATCAAAGGGTGACAAAGGCAGAAGCCTTAGCAATTTTTGCCCAAGCTTATGGTGTATTTCAGTTCCCTGAAGATACTGTCAAAGACATTCTCTCTTCTCATCCAGATGCAGGTTCAATTCCAACTTGGGCTAGACAAGCGATCGCCACTGTAATTAGCGAAGGTTTTCTCACTACAGATGCTCAAGGTAATATTTTCCCATTGCGTCCGATGACACGGGGGGATATGGCGGATGTCTTAAGTAAATATTTACAACGACAACAGAAACAACCAGATACTCCAGTAGTTCCCACAAGTCCAGATAGCCCACAATTACCTTAG
- the ptsP gene encoding phosphoenolpyruvate--protein phosphotransferase yields the protein MVGIVIVSHSQQLALGVQQLAAQMVQGRVPLAIAAGIDDPENPLGTDPMQVYEAIASVFSDDGVLVLMDLGSALMSAEMALEFLSPAQREKVHLCEAPLVEGAIAAVVAASLGHHIQQVMAEARSALVAKATLLGVVNSPLSVVSTASTESATKEIRLTVNNRLGLHARPAAQFVTTASKFQSQIWVKNITRGTNTVRGDSINQVATLGVRQGHELEITARGADAEQALAALAELIANNFGEDDSALELPPTVEHHTPKTHGELSGIAASPGVAIAPVVHYQAAAVIPTEYNVEDVEAEWQRLEAAIATAQQQIQALFSHASMQIGDTEAGIFVAHLLFLEDPVLLEAVRVRIFDHHLNAEAAWQAVVDEVAASYHQLEDAYLQERVEDVVDVGQRVLRLLAGTSAQTLELSEPAILVASDLTPSDTIGLDPSKVLGICTTSGSATSHSAIIARTLGIPAVLGVDAGILYLEDGTIMALDGESGKAWVEPEPDILSILEAKREAWRTAQQEALAKAHQPAMTRDGQQVNVFANIGSIADVQVALASGAEGVGLLRTEFLYLGRTSAPTEEEQLAVYQAIAQVLDQQPLIIRTLDVGGDKPLPYIKVPLETNPFLGWRGIRLCLDHPDLFRTQLRAILRASHGHNIKIMLPMIATITEVRAAKAILNEVQRELSQASIAFDSKVKVGIMIEVPAAVAIADQLAAEVDFFSIGTNDLSQYVMAGDRNNPRVANLTDALHPAVLRMVQQTVQAGHAAGIWVGLCGELAADPAATEILLGLGLDELSVNPQAIPILKQAIAQLTISECQAIAASALQLDSATHVRQLTS from the coding sequence GTGGTCGGAATTGTTATTGTTTCTCACAGTCAACAACTCGCGCTTGGCGTACAGCAACTAGCAGCGCAAATGGTTCAAGGTCGAGTTCCCTTAGCGATCGCAGCGGGGATTGACGATCCGGAAAATCCCCTGGGTACAGATCCGATGCAGGTTTATGAGGCGATCGCATCTGTATTTAGTGATGATGGTGTGCTGGTGTTAATGGATTTGGGTAGCGCCTTGATGAGTGCAGAAATGGCGCTGGAGTTCCTTTCACCAGCACAACGGGAAAAGGTGCATTTATGTGAAGCACCGCTAGTTGAAGGTGCGATCGCAGCTGTGGTTGCAGCTTCACTTGGTCATCATATCCAGCAAGTCATGGCGGAAGCACGGTCTGCTTTAGTAGCAAAAGCAACTTTGTTAGGAGTTGTGAATAGTCCTCTATCAGTTGTCTCCACAGCTAGCACAGAATCCGCAACGAAGGAAATTCGCCTCACAGTCAACAACCGCTTGGGTTTACACGCTCGTCCGGCGGCACAATTTGTTACTACTGCCTCTAAGTTTCAATCGCAGATTTGGGTAAAGAATATTACTAGAGGGACAAATACAGTCCGGGGTGACAGTATTAATCAAGTCGCAACTTTAGGGGTGCGTCAAGGACACGAGTTAGAAATTACAGCCAGAGGTGCTGATGCAGAACAGGCGTTAGCAGCCTTAGCAGAATTAATCGCCAATAATTTTGGAGAAGATGATTCTGCTTTAGAATTACCACCCACCGTAGAACACCATACCCCAAAAACTCATGGCGAACTTTCGGGAATTGCAGCTTCACCAGGGGTAGCGATCGCACCTGTGGTACATTATCAAGCGGCTGCTGTTATACCTACAGAATATAACGTAGAAGATGTAGAAGCCGAGTGGCAAAGGTTAGAAGCAGCCATTGCTACTGCACAACAGCAAATTCAAGCCTTATTTTCCCACGCTTCCATGCAAATTGGCGACACAGAAGCGGGAATTTTTGTCGCCCATCTGCTGTTTTTAGAAGATCCTGTATTGTTAGAAGCAGTACGAGTGCGGATTTTTGACCATCATCTCAACGCCGAAGCCGCTTGGCAAGCTGTGGTTGATGAAGTGGCTGCTAGTTACCACCAATTAGAAGATGCATACTTACAAGAACGAGTTGAAGATGTGGTGGATGTGGGACAGCGAGTGTTGCGGTTATTAGCCGGGACATCAGCACAAACTTTGGAACTCAGTGAACCAGCGATTTTAGTAGCCAGTGATTTGACTCCCTCAGACACCATTGGTCTAGACCCCAGCAAAGTTTTAGGTATTTGTACGACTTCCGGTAGTGCCACATCTCACAGTGCAATTATTGCCCGCACATTAGGAATCCCCGCAGTATTAGGTGTAGACGCAGGCATATTGTATCTGGAAGACGGCACAATCATGGCTCTTGATGGTGAAAGCGGCAAAGCTTGGGTAGAGCCAGAACCAGATATTTTGAGTATATTAGAAGCTAAACGCGAAGCATGGCGAACCGCGCAACAAGAAGCGCTAGCCAAAGCACACCAACCCGCCATGACTCGCGATGGTCAGCAAGTAAATGTATTTGCCAACATCGGTAGTATAGCTGACGTTCAAGTTGCTTTAGCTAGCGGCGCTGAAGGAGTAGGACTACTGCGTACAGAATTTCTGTATCTAGGTAGGACAAGTGCTCCCACGGAAGAGGAGCAATTAGCAGTATACCAAGCGATCGCACAAGTTTTAGATCAACAACCATTAATTATTCGGACATTAGATGTCGGTGGCGATAAACCACTGCCTTACATTAAGGTTCCATTAGAGACAAATCCCTTCCTGGGTTGGCGGGGAATTCGCTTATGTTTAGATCATCCCGATTTATTTAGAACTCAGTTACGAGCAATTTTGCGCGCCAGCCACGGACACAATATTAAAATTATGCTGCCGATGATTGCCACAATCACCGAAGTTCGGGCAGCTAAAGCAATATTAAATGAAGTGCAACGGGAACTTAGTCAAGCTAGTATTGCCTTTGATTCCAAAGTCAAAGTCGGCATTATGATCGAAGTACCCGCAGCCGTAGCCATCGCCGATCAGCTAGCAGCCGAGGTAGACTTTTTTAGTATCGGTACTAACGACCTAAGTCAGTATGTCATGGCAGGCGATCGCAACAATCCCCGTGTCGCCAATTTAACAGACGCACTCCACCCAGCAGTGTTGCGAATGGTACAACAAACAGTCCAAGCCGGTCATGCTGCGGGAATTTGGGTAGGATTATGTGGTGAACTCGCCGCCGATCCTGCCGCCACAGAGATTTTATTAGGTTTGGGATTAGATGAATTAAGCGTTAATCCCCAAGCCATCCCCATCTTAAAACAAGCGATCGCCCAATTAACTATCAGTGAATGTCAGGCGATCGCAGCTTCCGCATTACAACTAGATTCCGCCACCCACGTTAGACAACTCACTTCATAA
- a CDS encoding bifunctional ADP-dependent NAD(P)H-hydrate dehydratase/NAD(P)H-hydrate epimerase: MTHLQQREQEISQYVVTAAQMRDIEERIFAAGMPVVALMEKVAGLISRRLLAMIPPGKSRVGVLVGPGHNGGDALVVARELHFQGYEVWIYNPFPKVKELTSQHLQYAQSLGIPCYQAIEQLPNCDLLVDGLFGFGLERKLTDAVASAIDQLNTWKQPIFSIDLPSGLHTDTGEVLGTAIRATHTFCLGLWKQAFLQDQALDYLGKAELIDFDIPLADVQAVLQDAPKITRITTAKAISNLPIPRPPVTHKYKEGHLLLICGSHRYAGGAILTALGARASGVGMLSIAVPEYIKPILVSHLPEALVVGCPETETGAIAHLQLPEKTDLNSFDAIACGPGLTTDSAPIVQQVIASDRPLLLDADGLNILAQMGTIPTLQKRQATTILTPHEGEFKRLFPDIPNIHQDRVKAVRSAAMQSGAIVLLKGARTAIANSQGSVWLNPESTPALARGGSGDVLTGILGGLLAQAVKKQIPLEDMVATASWWHSQAGILAAQERTELGVDAFTLTQYLMKAVRGIGD; the protein is encoded by the coding sequence ATGACTCATCTTCAGCAGAGGGAACAAGAAATTTCCCAATACGTAGTTACCGCAGCGCAGATGCGGGATATTGAAGAGAGGATATTTGCGGCGGGAATGCCTGTAGTAGCTTTAATGGAAAAGGTAGCGGGACTAATTTCCCGTCGCCTACTGGCGATGATTCCTCCAGGTAAATCTCGGGTGGGGGTTTTAGTCGGCCCGGGACATAATGGCGGCGATGCTTTGGTAGTAGCCAGAGAATTGCACTTTCAGGGATATGAGGTTTGGATTTACAACCCTTTTCCTAAAGTTAAGGAATTAACTTCACAGCATTTGCAATACGCCCAGAGTTTAGGGATACCCTGTTATCAAGCAATTGAACAGTTGCCAAATTGTGATTTATTAGTTGATGGCTTATTCGGCTTTGGTTTAGAAAGAAAGCTAACTGATGCTGTAGCATCTGCTATCGATCAGTTGAATACCTGGAAGCAGCCGATTTTTAGCATTGATTTACCTTCCGGCTTACACACCGATACTGGTGAGGTGTTGGGAACAGCAATTCGCGCTACGCATACATTTTGCTTGGGTTTATGGAAGCAAGCTTTTCTACAGGATCAGGCTTTAGATTATCTTGGTAAAGCTGAGTTAATTGATTTTGATATTCCCTTAGCTGATGTGCAAGCTGTACTCCAAGATGCACCCAAAATTACCCGCATCACCACAGCCAAAGCCATCTCAAATTTACCTATACCTCGTCCCCCAGTCACCCACAAATACAAAGAAGGGCATTTACTGTTAATTTGTGGTTCTCATCGTTACGCTGGTGGGGCAATTTTAACCGCTTTGGGTGCGCGTGCTAGTGGTGTGGGAATGCTCTCTATTGCTGTACCAGAGTATATTAAACCGATTCTGGTATCCCATTTACCAGAAGCTTTAGTTGTAGGCTGTCCAGAGACAGAGACAGGAGCGATCGCTCATTTACAATTACCAGAAAAGACCGATTTAAATTCCTTCGATGCGATCGCCTGTGGGCCTGGTTTAACTACAGATAGTGCTCCCATTGTGCAGCAGGTAATCGCAAGCGATCGCCCCTTGTTGCTTGATGCTGATGGTTTGAATATCTTGGCGCAAATGGGAACTATCCCCACCTTACAAAAACGCCAAGCTACAACCATACTTACACCCCACGAAGGTGAATTTAAGCGATTATTTCCCGATATTCCGAATATTCATCAAGATAGAGTCAAAGCCGTGCGATCAGCAGCCATGCAAAGTGGTGCAATAGTTTTGTTAAAAGGCGCAAGAACTGCGATCGCAAATTCTCAGGGTTCAGTGTGGCTAAATCCCGAAAGTACCCCAGCATTAGCCCGTGGTGGTAGCGGTGATGTGTTAACTGGGATACTTGGCGGACTATTGGCGCAAGCCGTAAAAAAACAAATCCCCCTAGAAGATATGGTTGCAACTGCTTCCTGGTGGCATTCCCAAGCCGGAATTTTAGCAGCCCAAGAACGTACAGAATTAGGTGTCGATGCGTTTACTTTGACACAGTATTTGATGAAAGCGGTTAGGGGGATTGGGGATTAG
- a CDS encoding right-handed parallel beta-helix repeat-containing protein yields the protein MSFCINPQCTNPQNSNDELFCLSCGSELLLQGRYRVVRQLGGGGFAVTFEVMEVRTDTPKVVKVLTNNHQKAIELFQQEAEVLSKLNHPGIPKVERDAYFVYFPRNSQNPSHCFVMEKIVGMDLQKYMENRGMRPIDQNLALQWLRELVTILDRVHKQNFFHRDIKPPNIMLRASSGELALIDFGTARELTQTYYFAQAQGQVTGIISAGYTPLEQMNGQAVLQSDFFALGRTFVYLLTGKQPTDPAIYNSYTNEMGWRSCAPHISPLLADLIDQMMAHLPGHRPANTQEILQRLDQIDQSLQPLPPPLPPPPEWPRRRVLQMLGFGTIGLAIPVGLYTFFTKNKTTLTVSSNGLGDYKTISEAIKNAQPGNQILVNPGFYQESLIIDKPLKIIGDGPVSNIVIESANSNCIVMQTDKAEVRGLTLRGVAGKKNNNFFAVDIPQGQLILAECDITSDSLSCVSVIGATANPIIQQCKIHDSVQAGIFFQKNSRGTVQDCDIFGNGLSGIAIKDHSSAMIQRCKFHDGKQGGVLVYEDGQATVEDCEILGHDLSGIEIRTNGNAVIQRCKINQNKGRGVYVHDGGLGTVENCDLSGNNLGAFYIDTSSKVQRSGNIE from the coding sequence ATGAGCTTCTGCATCAATCCTCAATGCACAAACCCACAAAATAGTAATGATGAACTATTTTGTCTTAGTTGCGGCTCAGAACTACTACTACAAGGACGTTATCGTGTCGTGCGTCAGTTAGGCGGTGGTGGCTTTGCAGTCACTTTTGAGGTGATGGAAGTCCGCACTGACACGCCAAAAGTGGTTAAAGTTCTCACAAATAATCATCAAAAAGCTATAGAACTATTTCAGCAAGAAGCAGAAGTTTTAAGTAAACTTAATCACCCTGGTATTCCCAAAGTTGAGCGCGATGCTTACTTTGTTTATTTTCCCAGAAACAGCCAAAACCCCAGCCATTGTTTTGTCATGGAAAAAATTGTGGGGATGGATTTGCAGAAATATATGGAAAATCGGGGAATGCGTCCGATTGACCAAAATTTAGCGCTGCAATGGTTACGGGAATTAGTGACAATTCTCGATCGCGTACACAAACAAAACTTTTTCCATAGAGATATTAAGCCACCTAATATTATGCTAAGGGCGAGTTCTGGGGAATTAGCATTAATTGATTTTGGTACAGCTAGGGAACTTACACAAACTTACTATTTCGCACAGGCTCAAGGTCAAGTAACAGGAATTATTTCCGCAGGTTACACACCACTAGAACAAATGAATGGTCAGGCTGTACTTCAGTCAGATTTTTTTGCTTTGGGACGCACGTTTGTTTATTTACTCACAGGTAAACAACCTACTGACCCAGCAATTTATAATTCTTACACCAATGAGATGGGCTGGCGGAGTTGCGCGCCTCACATTTCGCCCTTGTTGGCAGATTTAATCGACCAAATGATGGCCCATTTACCCGGTCACCGACCAGCAAACACTCAAGAAATTTTACAACGATTAGACCAAATTGACCAAAGTTTACAACCGCTACCGCCGCCATTACCACCACCGCCCGAATGGCCGAGACGGCGTGTATTGCAAATGCTGGGTTTTGGTACCATTGGGTTAGCTATCCCAGTTGGTTTATATACATTTTTTACTAAAAACAAAACGACTCTAACAGTTTCTAGTAATGGATTGGGTGACTATAAAACTATTAGTGAAGCAATTAAAAATGCTCAACCTGGTAACCAGATTTTGGTAAATCCAGGTTTTTATCAAGAAAGTTTAATTATTGACAAGCCACTCAAAATTATTGGTGATGGGCCTGTATCTAACATTGTGATTGAGAGTGCAAACTCAAATTGCATTGTCATGCAAACAGACAAAGCGGAAGTCCGAGGTTTAACTTTACGTGGTGTAGCAGGAAAAAAGAATAACAATTTCTTTGCTGTAGACATTCCTCAAGGTCAATTAATCTTAGCTGAATGCGATATTACTTCCGATTCCCTTTCTTGCGTCAGTGTGATTGGTGCAACAGCTAACCCCATTATCCAACAGTGCAAAATCCACGATAGCGTACAAGCGGGCATCTTTTTTCAAAAAAACAGTCGCGGTACAGTACAAGACTGCGATATCTTCGGTAATGGTCTATCTGGCATAGCAATTAAGGATCATAGCAGCGCTATGATCCAGAGGTGCAAATTTCATGATGGCAAACAAGGCGGAGTTCTTGTTTATGAGGATGGACAAGCCACAGTGGAAGATTGCGAAATCTTAGGTCATGATTTATCTGGGATAGAAATTAGAACCAATGGTAACGCTGTAATTCAACGCTGTAAAATCAATCAAAATAAAGGACGCGGCGTTTATGTCCACGATGGTGGTTTAGGTACAGTGGAAAACTGCGATTTAAGCGGTAATAATCTCGGCGCGTTTTATATTGATACTAGTTCTAAGGTGCAGCGTAGCGGGAACATCGAATAG
- the rpiA gene encoding ribose-5-phosphate isomerase RpiA — protein sequence MTAAADPVKLMKQEVGKAAAALVKSGSIVGLGTGSTTAYTIQFLGERLQSGELKDIVGVPTSFQSEVLAKQYGVPLTTLDAIDHIDIAIDGADEVDPQKNLIKGGGAAHTREKVVDYLANQFIVVVDSGKLVDRLGSSFAVPVEVIPMAITPVTDAIKKLGGKPELRMGVKKAGPVITDQGNFVLDVRFDSIDDPVNLEKTLNNIPGVLENGIFVNCVDLVLVGEVKDGQPLVRQF from the coding sequence ATGACCGCAGCAGCAGACCCCGTGAAGTTGATGAAGCAAGAAGTTGGCAAAGCCGCAGCCGCTTTAGTCAAATCAGGTTCGATTGTCGGGTTGGGTACGGGTTCAACTACGGCGTACACCATTCAGTTTTTGGGAGAACGCCTTCAGTCTGGTGAACTCAAAGATATTGTGGGCGTTCCTACTTCGTTTCAGTCAGAAGTGCTAGCAAAGCAATACGGCGTTCCTCTCACTACTTTGGACGCTATTGACCACATTGATATTGCCATTGATGGGGCGGATGAAGTTGACCCCCAGAAGAATTTAATTAAAGGTGGTGGCGCAGCCCACACCCGTGAAAAAGTTGTAGATTACTTGGCAAATCAGTTTATTGTCGTAGTTGATAGTGGAAAGTTAGTAGACCGTTTGGGTTCTAGCTTTGCGGTTCCAGTGGAAGTAATTCCTATGGCGATTACTCCTGTAACTGATGCCATCAAGAAACTAGGCGGTAAACCAGAACTCCGCATGGGCGTGAAAAAAGCTGGCCCAGTCATCACCGACCAAGGAAACTTTGTTTTAGATGTACGCTTTGACTCCATTGACGACCCAGTAAACCTAGAAAAAACACTGAATAATATTCCTGGTGTTCTCGAAAATGGTATTTTCGTCAATTGCGTCGATTTAGTCTTAGTTGGCGAAGTTAAAGATGGTCAGCCATTAGTAAGGCAGTTTTAG